One Mycolicibacterium fortuitum subsp. fortuitum genomic window carries:
- a CDS encoding alpha/beta hydrolase has translation MSNASPEVVREFIGLESPTAQRAGAGGYPCQGLYYRSAQRKPTVAVIATHYQIDFSEHYIADYLAARGIGFLGWNTRFRGFESSFLLDHALVDIGVGVRWLREQQNIETVVLLGNSGGGSLMAAYQSQAVAPNVQPLEGMRPAAGLTELLPADGYVASAAHPGRPDVLTAWMDASVVDENDAVASDPELDLFDERNPAPLSAEFVARYRAAQIARNDKITDWAEDELKRIQAEGYSDRPFTVMRTWADPRMVDPAIEPTNRQANLCYAGVPIKANRSARGIAAATTVRNWIGMWSLRHAQTRAEPHLGRITCPALVINADQDTGVYPSDAKRIYDALASTDKSQCSIDTDHYFTTAGARDEQADTIAGWIAKRWR, from the coding sequence ATGAGCAACGCTTCACCGGAAGTGGTCCGCGAATTCATCGGCCTCGAATCGCCCACCGCCCAGCGTGCCGGCGCGGGTGGGTATCCGTGCCAGGGGCTCTATTACCGGAGCGCACAACGCAAACCGACGGTCGCGGTGATCGCCACGCACTACCAGATCGACTTCTCCGAGCACTACATCGCCGATTACCTGGCCGCCAGGGGCATCGGCTTCCTCGGCTGGAACACCCGCTTCCGCGGATTCGAGAGCAGCTTCCTGCTGGACCATGCCCTGGTCGACATCGGGGTCGGGGTGCGGTGGCTCCGCGAGCAGCAGAACATCGAAACCGTTGTCCTGTTGGGCAACTCCGGTGGCGGCTCACTGATGGCGGCCTACCAGTCCCAGGCTGTCGCGCCGAATGTTCAGCCACTCGAGGGCATGCGGCCCGCGGCAGGACTGACCGAACTGCTACCCGCAGACGGGTATGTGGCCAGCGCCGCCCATCCGGGCCGCCCAGATGTCCTGACGGCCTGGATGGACGCCTCTGTCGTGGACGAGAACGACGCCGTCGCCAGCGATCCCGAATTGGACCTGTTCGACGAGCGCAACCCCGCACCGTTGTCGGCCGAGTTCGTGGCGCGGTACCGCGCGGCGCAGATCGCACGCAACGACAAGATCACCGACTGGGCTGAGGACGAGCTGAAACGGATTCAGGCGGAGGGCTATTCGGACCGCCCGTTCACGGTGATGCGCACCTGGGCGGACCCACGGATGGTCGATCCGGCCATCGAACCGACCAACCGGCAGGCCAATCTCTGCTACGCCGGGGTACCGATCAAGGCCAACCGTTCGGCCCGGGGCATCGCCGCGGCCACCACCGTGCGCAACTGGATCGGCATGTGGAGCCTGCGGCATGCCCAGACGCGGGCCGAGCCGCACCTGGGCCGAATCACCTGCCCGGCGCTGGTGATCAACGCCGACCAGGACACCGGGGTGTACCCATCCGACGCCAAACGCATCTATGACGCGCTGGCGAGCACGGACAAATCCCAGTGCTCGATCGACACAGATCACTACTTCACCACTGCCGGCGCGCGGGACGAGCAGGCCGATACCATCGCCGGATGGATCGCGAAGCGGTGGCGGTGA
- a CDS encoding SAM-dependent methyltransferase translates to MSNSGQRPGQAVADTGTLVAAIRAEETRRPDRLFEDPFAERLAGEAGRQMLAEAVATSGDKSALQIVVRTRFWDEALLSAVPPVKQVVILAAGLDARAYRLPWPDGTTVFELDQPTVIAAKAEVLAGDAPRCRRIAIGVDLTQDWTDTLRVNGFDSTQPAVWLMEGLLQYLDEGAVRTVFERVDTMSAAGSVLLYDIVGKTLLDSVMLAAVREQMSRNGAPWLFGTDSPAQLCEPLGWSAVVTDVAEPGNEWHRWFAPAVPLDVPGVPRGYFVTATKS, encoded by the coding sequence ATGAGCAACTCTGGACAGCGCCCCGGACAGGCCGTCGCCGATACCGGAACCCTGGTTGCGGCCATCCGAGCCGAAGAAACCCGCCGCCCCGACCGGCTTTTCGAAGATCCGTTCGCCGAACGGCTGGCCGGGGAGGCAGGACGCCAGATGCTCGCCGAAGCCGTCGCCACCAGCGGTGACAAGTCGGCGCTGCAGATCGTGGTGCGTACCCGGTTCTGGGACGAGGCACTGCTGAGCGCGGTACCGCCGGTGAAGCAGGTGGTGATCCTGGCCGCGGGCCTGGATGCGCGCGCCTACCGGCTGCCGTGGCCCGACGGCACCACTGTCTTCGAGCTCGACCAGCCCACCGTGATCGCGGCCAAAGCCGAGGTACTCGCCGGCGACGCGCCGCGCTGCCGCCGGATTGCCATCGGCGTCGACCTCACCCAGGACTGGACTGATACGTTGCGGGTCAACGGCTTTGACTCAACACAGCCAGCCGTGTGGCTGATGGAGGGGCTTTTGCAGTACCTCGACGAAGGTGCCGTGCGGACAGTGTTCGAGCGGGTCGACACGATGTCGGCTGCCGGGTCTGTCCTGCTGTACGACATCGTCGGCAAGACGTTGTTGGACAGCGTGATGCTGGCTGCGGTGCGCGAGCAGATGTCCCGCAACGGCGCACCGTGGCTGTTCGGTACCGACTCCCCCGCGCAACTGTGCGAACCGCTGGGCTGGTCAGCGGTGGTCACCGACGTGGCCGAACCGGGCAACGAGTGGCATCGGTGGTTCGCCCCCGCGGTGCCACTCGATGTCCCCGGCGTGCCGCGCGGTTACTTCGTCACGGCCACCAAGTCCTGA
- a CDS encoding SDR family NAD(P)-dependent oxidoreductase — protein sequence MNIELTGKTALVTGSTQGIGLAIAEQLARSGARVVVNGRTAARVDEAVAKLGEFDVLGVAADVSTEEGTADLLRQLPDVDILVNNLGIFGAVPPLEITDEQWRTYFDVNVLASVRLIRSYLPGMTQRGWGRAIQIASDSAIVTPAEMIHYGVSKTALLAVSRGFAKEAAGTGVTVNSVIAGPTHTAGVEDFVYQLVDKSLPWDEAQREFMIKHRPQSLIQRLIEPEEIATMVTYLASPLASATTGGALRVDGGYVDSILP from the coding sequence GTGAACATCGAACTGACCGGAAAGACCGCACTCGTCACGGGCTCGACGCAAGGCATCGGGCTGGCCATCGCCGAGCAACTGGCACGTAGCGGTGCGCGGGTCGTCGTCAACGGTCGCACGGCGGCCCGGGTCGACGAAGCCGTCGCCAAACTGGGCGAGTTCGACGTGTTGGGTGTTGCCGCCGACGTCTCGACGGAGGAGGGAACTGCCGATCTGCTGCGTCAGTTGCCTGATGTCGACATCCTGGTGAACAACCTCGGCATCTTCGGTGCCGTGCCGCCGCTGGAGATCACCGACGAGCAGTGGCGTACTTACTTCGACGTGAATGTCCTTGCCTCGGTGCGACTCATCCGTAGCTACCTGCCTGGGATGACCCAGCGGGGGTGGGGCAGGGCGATCCAGATCGCCAGCGACTCCGCCATTGTCACGCCGGCGGAGATGATCCATTACGGCGTGTCGAAGACGGCGTTGCTCGCGGTGTCCCGCGGTTTCGCCAAGGAGGCCGCGGGCACGGGCGTGACCGTGAACTCGGTGATCGCCGGGCCGACGCACACCGCGGGGGTGGAGGACTTCGTCTATCAACTCGTCGACAAATCGCTGCCGTGGGACGAGGCTCAGCGCGAGTTCATGATCAAGCATCGGCCGCAGTCGCTCATCCAGCGCCTGATCGAGCCCGAGGAGATCGCGACCATGGTGACCTACCTGGCCTCTCCGCTGGCCTCGGCCACCACGGGCGGGGCGCTACGGGTCGATGGCGGTTACGTCGACTCGATTCTGCCCTGA
- a CDS encoding VOC family protein — translation MIKPNNPNSEFEFGGINHVALVCADMARTVDFYTNVLGMPLIKSLDLPGDMGQHFFFDAGNGDCIAFFWFRDAPDGVPGISAPAAIPGIGEFVSATGSLNHIALHVPADKFDEYRQKLKAKGVRVGPVLNHDDSPMQASAAVHPGVYVRSFYFLDPDGITLEFACWTKEFTDNDAQTAPKTAADRRPPVAAG, via the coding sequence GTGATCAAGCCCAACAATCCCAACTCGGAGTTCGAGTTCGGTGGCATCAACCATGTGGCCCTTGTGTGTGCCGACATGGCCCGCACGGTGGACTTCTATACCAACGTGCTCGGCATGCCGTTGATCAAATCGCTGGACCTGCCCGGTGACATGGGACAGCACTTCTTCTTCGACGCGGGCAACGGAGACTGCATCGCGTTCTTCTGGTTCCGCGACGCTCCCGACGGAGTGCCCGGTATCTCGGCCCCGGCCGCCATCCCCGGCATCGGTGAATTCGTCAGCGCCACCGGCTCTCTGAACCACATCGCCTTGCATGTGCCCGCCGACAAGTTCGACGAGTACCGGCAGAAGCTCAAGGCCAAGGGCGTTCGCGTCGGCCCGGTGCTCAACCACGACGACAGCCCGATGCAGGCGTCGGCGGCGGTGCACCCCGGCGTCTATGTGCGGTCGTTCTACTTCCTGGACCCTGACGGCATCACCCTGGAATTCGCATGCTGGACCAAGGAATTCACCGACAACGACGCGCAGACTGCGCCCAAGACCGCCGCTGACCGCCGTCCGCCGGTGGCGGCGGGGTAG
- a CDS encoding acyl-CoA dehydrogenase: MPIAITSEHSDLADSVRSLVARVAPSEVLHEALETPIPNPPPYWKAAAEQGLQGVHLSETVGGQGFGILELAITLAEFGYGAVPGPFVPSAIASALISADNPDAAILGGLASGETIAAYAIDSGLTATRHGDGLVIRGEARAVPAAAQASVLVLPVAIESGVQWVVLDAAQLEIEPVKSVDPLRPLAHVRANATEVTGDRVLTSLGTAHARALITTLLSAEAIGVARWATDTATAYAKIREQFGRPIGQFQAIKHKCAGMIAETERATAAVWDAARALDEVHEDPSADTHFAFAAAVAATLAPAAAQHTTQDCIQVHGGIGFTWEHDTNVYYRRALVLAAFFGRASDYPQAVVDTATTTGMRPVDIDLDPDTEKLREDIRAEVAALKAIPSGAERNTAIAEGGWVQPHLPKPWGRASEPIEQIIIAQEFSTGRVRRPQMGIASWIIPSIVAFGTDEQKQRFLPPTFRGEMIWCQLFSEPGAGSDLASLTTKATKVDGGWRITGQKIWTTGAQFSAWGALLARTNSDAPKHNGITYFLLDMNSPGVEVKPLRELTGNAMFNTVFIDDVFVPDDMVLGEVDRGWEVSRNTLTNERVSIGSSEPPFLANLDQFVQFLRDGQFDQIEQNHAGQLIAEGHAAKVLNLRSTLLTLAGGDAMPAAAISKLLSMKTGQGYAEFAVASFGTDGAIGDPEQVFGRWAEYLLASRATTIYGGTTEVQLNIIAERLLGLPRDP, from the coding sequence ATGCCTATTGCGATCACGTCTGAGCACAGCGATCTGGCCGATTCTGTTCGGTCCCTGGTAGCGCGGGTAGCGCCGTCGGAGGTGCTCCACGAGGCGCTCGAGACACCCATCCCCAACCCTCCGCCGTACTGGAAGGCCGCCGCCGAACAGGGCCTGCAAGGCGTTCATCTCTCGGAAACCGTTGGCGGGCAAGGGTTCGGCATCCTGGAGCTGGCCATCACGTTGGCCGAGTTCGGCTACGGCGCCGTGCCCGGGCCCTTCGTCCCGTCGGCGATCGCCAGCGCGCTGATCTCGGCAGACAACCCCGATGCCGCGATACTGGGCGGGCTGGCCTCTGGTGAGACCATCGCCGCCTACGCCATCGACTCCGGCCTGACCGCCACTCGCCACGGCGACGGTCTGGTCATCCGCGGCGAGGCGCGCGCGGTGCCTGCCGCGGCGCAGGCCTCGGTGCTGGTGCTGCCCGTGGCCATCGAGTCCGGTGTCCAGTGGGTGGTGCTGGACGCCGCCCAGCTGGAGATCGAGCCGGTAAAGAGTGTCGACCCGTTGCGTCCTCTGGCCCACGTCCGGGCGAACGCCACCGAGGTAACCGGCGATCGGGTACTGACGAGCCTCGGCACTGCCCACGCCCGGGCCCTGATCACCACGCTGCTGTCGGCCGAGGCGATCGGCGTGGCCCGCTGGGCCACTGACACCGCCACCGCATACGCCAAGATCCGCGAACAGTTCGGCAGGCCGATCGGCCAATTCCAGGCGATCAAGCACAAGTGCGCCGGAATGATCGCCGAGACCGAACGCGCGACCGCCGCGGTCTGGGACGCTGCCCGCGCCCTCGACGAGGTCCACGAAGACCCTTCTGCGGACACTCATTTCGCGTTCGCCGCCGCGGTGGCCGCCACCCTGGCACCAGCCGCCGCGCAGCACACCACCCAGGACTGCATCCAGGTGCACGGTGGCATCGGGTTCACCTGGGAGCACGACACCAACGTGTACTACCGGCGCGCCCTGGTGCTGGCCGCCTTCTTCGGCCGGGCCTCGGACTACCCGCAGGCGGTCGTCGATACTGCGACCACCACCGGCATGCGGCCCGTCGACATCGACCTCGATCCCGACACCGAGAAGCTGCGTGAGGATATCCGCGCGGAAGTCGCTGCGCTCAAGGCGATTCCGAGCGGCGCCGAGCGCAACACCGCGATCGCCGAGGGCGGCTGGGTGCAGCCGCACCTGCCCAAGCCGTGGGGGCGAGCGTCGGAGCCGATCGAGCAGATCATCATCGCCCAGGAGTTCAGCACCGGCCGCGTTCGGCGCCCACAGATGGGCATCGCGTCGTGGATCATCCCGTCGATCGTGGCGTTCGGCACCGACGAGCAGAAGCAGCGCTTCCTGCCGCCGACGTTCCGCGGCGAGATGATCTGGTGCCAGCTGTTCTCCGAGCCCGGTGCGGGTTCGGACCTGGCCAGCCTGACCACCAAGGCCACCAAGGTCGACGGCGGCTGGCGTATCACCGGGCAGAAGATCTGGACGACGGGCGCACAGTTCTCCGCATGGGGCGCGCTGCTGGCGCGGACGAATTCCGACGCCCCGAAACACAATGGCATCACGTACTTCCTGCTCGACATGAACTCCCCGGGCGTCGAGGTCAAGCCGCTACGGGAACTGACGGGCAACGCGATGTTCAACACCGTGTTCATCGACGACGTATTCGTGCCCGATGACATGGTGCTCGGCGAGGTCGACCGGGGCTGGGAGGTCAGCCGCAACACCCTCACCAATGAGCGGGTCTCGATCGGCAGCAGCGAGCCGCCGTTCCTGGCGAACCTCGACCAGTTCGTGCAGTTCCTGCGGGACGGGCAGTTCGACCAGATCGAGCAGAACCACGCCGGCCAGCTGATCGCCGAAGGCCATGCCGCCAAGGTGCTCAACCTGCGGTCCACCCTGCTGACGTTGGCCGGCGGAGATGCCATGCCCGCCGCGGCGATCTCCAAGCTGCTGTCGATGAAGACCGGTCAGGGTTACGCGGAGTTCGCGGTGGCCTCCTTCGGCACCGACGGGGCCATCGGCGATCCCGAGCAGGTATTCGGCCGCTGGGCCGAATACCTCTTGGCCAGCCGCGCCACCACGATCTACGGCGGCACCACCGAGGTCCAGCTCAACATCATCGCCGAACGGCTCCTGGGCCTGCCCCGCGACCCGTAA
- the fadD2 gene encoding long-chain-fatty-acid--CoA ligase FadD2, which translates to MPSLSDLPANLTAKAKQYAERGAAELHYARKMFEAGALRLEPPHHIAAMLNDIRTWGEIGMIPALNARRHPDRVAVIDDEGELTFGELDAAAHAVANELLTMGVRGGDGVAILARNHRWFLISQYGAARVGARIIMLNSEFSGPQIKEVSEREGAKVIIYDDEYTAAVAHAKPELGKLRALAVNPDSDTPSGSTDETLADVIARSNGKPAPKATKHPAIIILTSGTTGTPKGANRAAPPSLAPIGGVLSHVPFKAGEVTALPAPMFHALGFLHATIAMMLGSTLVLRRRFKPATVFEDVEKHGVTAMVVVPVMLSRMLDHLDQMKPKPNLSSLRIVFVSGSQLGAELASRALKELGPVIYNLYGSTEIAFASIARPKDLSINPSTVGPVVKGITVKIIDDNGKELPPGQVGRIFVRNTFPFKGYTGGGGKEIIDGMLSSGDVGYFDEHGLLYVSGRDDEMIVSGGENVFPAEVEDLISGHPDVVEATALGVEDKEWGARLKAFVVKAEGASLDEDTVKAYVKEHLARYKVPREVVFLDELPRNPTGKILKRELRNLE; encoded by the coding sequence ATGCCAAGTCTGTCTGATCTGCCGGCGAACCTCACCGCGAAGGCCAAGCAGTACGCGGAGCGTGGCGCCGCCGAATTGCACTACGCGCGCAAGATGTTCGAGGCGGGTGCGCTACGGCTGGAACCGCCGCACCATATCGCGGCTATGCTGAACGACATCCGGACCTGGGGTGAGATCGGGATGATCCCGGCGCTCAACGCGCGTCGGCACCCCGATCGTGTCGCGGTCATCGACGACGAAGGCGAGTTGACGTTCGGTGAGCTCGACGCCGCGGCGCACGCGGTGGCCAACGAACTGCTCACGATGGGTGTGCGCGGTGGTGATGGCGTGGCCATCCTGGCGCGCAACCACCGGTGGTTCCTGATCTCCCAATACGGTGCAGCCCGCGTCGGGGCCCGGATCATCATGCTCAACTCCGAGTTCTCGGGACCGCAGATCAAAGAGGTCTCCGAGCGCGAAGGCGCGAAGGTGATCATCTACGACGACGAGTACACCGCCGCCGTGGCACACGCGAAGCCAGAGCTGGGCAAACTGCGGGCGTTGGCCGTCAACCCGGATTCCGACACACCGTCGGGTAGCACCGATGAGACGCTGGCCGACGTCATCGCGCGCAGCAACGGCAAGCCCGCGCCCAAGGCCACCAAACACCCCGCGATCATCATCTTGACCAGCGGCACCACCGGAACGCCCAAGGGCGCCAACCGGGCCGCCCCGCCGTCGCTGGCCCCGATCGGTGGAGTGCTGTCGCATGTCCCGTTCAAGGCCGGGGAGGTGACGGCGCTGCCCGCGCCGATGTTCCATGCGCTCGGGTTCCTGCACGCCACCATCGCGATGATGCTCGGCTCGACGCTGGTGCTGCGTCGCCGGTTCAAGCCGGCCACCGTGTTCGAAGACGTCGAGAAGCACGGAGTCACCGCCATGGTGGTGGTGCCGGTGATGCTCTCGCGGATGCTCGATCACCTCGATCAGATGAAGCCGAAGCCCAATCTGTCGTCGCTGCGAATCGTGTTCGTCTCCGGATCCCAGCTCGGTGCCGAACTCGCGTCGCGGGCGCTCAAAGAACTCGGGCCCGTCATCTACAACCTCTACGGATCGACCGAGATCGCCTTCGCCAGCATCGCGCGGCCCAAGGATCTGTCCATCAATCCGTCGACGGTCGGCCCGGTGGTCAAGGGCATCACCGTCAAGATCATCGACGACAACGGCAAGGAACTCCCGCCCGGGCAGGTCGGTCGCATCTTCGTGCGAAACACCTTCCCGTTCAAGGGGTATACCGGCGGTGGGGGCAAGGAGATCATCGACGGCATGTTGTCGTCGGGCGATGTCGGATATTTCGACGAGCACGGCCTGCTCTACGTCAGCGGCCGCGACGACGAGATGATCGTCTCCGGCGGGGAGAACGTCTTCCCGGCCGAGGTCGAGGATCTGATCAGCGGGCATCCCGACGTCGTCGAGGCCACTGCGCTCGGCGTCGAGGACAAGGAATGGGGTGCCCGCCTCAAGGCCTTCGTGGTGAAGGCCGAGGGGGCCAGCCTCGACGAGGACACGGTCAAGGCCTACGTCAAGGAGCACCTGGCGCGCTACAAAGTGCCGCGTGAAGTGGTGTTCCTCGACGAGTTGCCGCGCAACCCGACCGGCAAGATCCTCAAGCGCGAACTCCGCAACCTGGAATAG
- a CDS encoding 2-hydroxyacid dehydrogenase — translation MDREAVAVSPGRIRVLAHFTPGDKVTDFLAPHQDWLDVTFCAEDDDATFYRELPSAEVLWHVLRPVSGDDLERGLRLRLVHKLGAGVNTIDVDTATRLGILVANMPGANAPSVAEGTVLLMLAALRRLPELDRATREGTGWPSDHSLGETVRDLGSCTVGLLGYGNVAKRVEKIVVAMGADPSQVIHTSTRDTGHPQWRTLPDLLAASDIVSLHLPLTEATRGLLDAKALASMKPGAVVVNTARGPIIDEPALVEALRTGQLAAAGLDVFAEEPVPPGNPLLELSNVVLTPHVTWYTVDTMRRYLTMAVENCRRIRDGEHLAHVVNGVR, via the coding sequence ATGGATCGCGAAGCGGTGGCGGTGAGCCCCGGCCGGATCAGGGTCCTGGCCCACTTCACCCCTGGTGACAAGGTGACGGATTTTCTTGCCCCTCACCAAGACTGGCTCGACGTGACGTTCTGCGCCGAGGACGATGACGCCACGTTCTACCGGGAGCTGCCGTCGGCCGAGGTGCTCTGGCACGTGCTACGCCCGGTCTCCGGCGACGATCTGGAGCGCGGGCTGCGGTTGCGGCTGGTGCACAAGCTGGGCGCCGGGGTGAACACCATCGACGTCGATACCGCCACCCGGTTGGGCATCCTGGTGGCCAACATGCCCGGGGCCAACGCACCGTCGGTGGCCGAGGGCACCGTGCTGCTGATGCTGGCCGCGCTGCGCCGGCTACCCGAACTCGACCGCGCCACCCGCGAGGGCACGGGTTGGCCTTCTGACCACAGCCTCGGCGAAACCGTGCGCGACCTCGGCAGTTGCACCGTGGGCCTGCTCGGGTACGGAAACGTGGCCAAACGGGTCGAGAAGATCGTCGTCGCCATGGGGGCCGATCCGTCCCAGGTGATCCACACCAGCACCCGCGACACCGGCCATCCGCAATGGCGCACCCTGCCGGATCTGTTGGCCGCCAGCGACATCGTCTCGCTTCACCTCCCGCTGACCGAGGCCACCCGCGGACTACTCGACGCCAAGGCGCTGGCATCGATGAAACCCGGCGCCGTCGTGGTCAACACCGCGCGCGGTCCGATCATCGACGAGCCCGCCCTCGTCGAGGCACTGCGTACCGGGCAGTTGGCCGCAGCCGGCCTGGACGTGTTCGCCGAGGAACCCGTGCCGCCCGGCAATCCCCTGCTGGAGCTGTCCAACGTGGTGCTCACCCCGCACGTCACCTGGTACACCGTGGACACCATGCGCCGCTATCTGACGATGGCGGTCGAGAACTGCCGGCGCATCCGCGATGGCGAGCACCTGGCGCACGTAGTAAACGGGGTTAGATAG
- a CDS encoding GNAT family N-acetyltransferase yields the protein MVASNAVRIVSVDSPDLVPPLTGAIAALLQRLVSGGAALGWVDPPTEAEVAQLLGETADAVVTGDAALLVAEVDGQPAGFAYWRRYTRPTHRPHADVEKVAVDPRWQGLGIGRRLLQRLIRAAAESHVEVLTLDLRGDNERAAGLYESLGFERYGLLERFVAVGERRYDKLFYALDLRQRSTDG from the coding sequence ATGGTCGCGTCCAACGCGGTTCGGATCGTTTCCGTCGACTCACCTGATCTCGTACCACCGCTGACCGGAGCCATCGCGGCACTCCTGCAGCGCTTGGTGTCCGGGGGCGCCGCATTGGGTTGGGTCGATCCACCGACCGAGGCCGAGGTTGCCCAACTGCTGGGCGAGACAGCCGATGCGGTCGTGACCGGCGACGCCGCATTGCTCGTCGCGGAGGTGGACGGACAGCCGGCCGGATTCGCTTACTGGCGCCGGTATACGCGTCCGACGCATCGACCCCACGCGGACGTGGAGAAGGTGGCGGTCGATCCACGGTGGCAAGGGCTGGGGATCGGCCGGCGCCTGCTGCAGAGGCTGATCCGCGCCGCCGCCGAATCACACGTCGAGGTGCTGACCCTGGACCTTCGGGGAGACAACGAGCGCGCGGCCGGACTCTACGAATCTCTGGGCTTCGAGCGCTACGGGTTGCTTGAGAGATTCGTCGCGGTGGGCGAGCGGCGATACGACAAGTTGTTCTACGCCTTGGATCTACGTCAGCGGTCCACCGACGGTTGA
- a CDS encoding TetR/AcrR family transcriptional regulator, whose protein sequence is MTVSPRTPLPTARGRQTQAAIDSAARAVVARKGILATTISDIATEAGRSAASFYNYYASKEAMVREWALRFRNEARERALPATAPDLTNWERCHQAASAHWTTYRHRLAEIISVSQMAMVDDDFAEYWDEICQLPITMITEMIKHAQHQGFCPDDDPHLTAVALVSMLNQFCYAQLSGGRDTRADDTACITTLANVFYRTIYHEESPRP, encoded by the coding sequence GTGACCGTCAGTCCCCGCACACCCCTACCCACCGCGCGCGGTCGCCAGACCCAGGCCGCGATCGACAGCGCCGCGCGGGCGGTGGTGGCACGCAAGGGCATCCTGGCGACGACGATCTCCGATATCGCCACCGAAGCGGGCCGCTCGGCCGCGTCGTTCTACAACTACTACGCCTCGAAAGAGGCCATGGTGCGCGAATGGGCTCTGCGCTTCCGCAATGAGGCCCGAGAACGTGCCCTTCCTGCCACAGCGCCCGATCTGACCAATTGGGAACGCTGCCACCAGGCGGCCTCCGCGCACTGGACGACCTACCGACATCGGCTGGCCGAGATCATCAGCGTGTCCCAGATGGCGATGGTCGACGACGACTTCGCCGAATACTGGGACGAGATCTGTCAGCTACCCATCACCATGATCACCGAAATGATCAAACACGCTCAGCACCAAGGGTTCTGCCCTGACGACGACCCCCATCTGACCGCCGTCGCCTTGGTGTCGATGCTCAACCAGTTCTGCTACGCCCAACTGTCCGGCGGCCGCGACACCCGCGCCGACGACACCGCGTGTATCACCACTCTGGCCAACGTGTTCTACCGGACCATCTACCACGAGGAGAGCCCCCGCCCATGA
- the ligD gene encoding non-homologous end-joining DNA ligase encodes MAGAESLEIDGLEVTVSNPDKVVFPDARVTKLDLINYYRSVADGALRGVYDRPMILKRFVKGIGTEAIFQKRAPEKRPDYVEVAELKYRSGTSAKEAVLRNTAGLAWAVNLGCVDFNPHPVRSGDLDHPDELRVDLDPMPGVGWSQIVEVAQVAREVLEEHGLTAWPKTSGSRGFHIYARIQPQWPFAKVRLAAETVARAVELRVPDIATARWWKEERGERVFVDFNQNAKDRTVASAYSVRATPDARVSTPLRWDEVDGCRPEAFTIATVPDRFAEIGDPWEGMDTTVGELDALLALAKELGPAEKAPKGASHDGRRQSSMPLIEIAKTKTKDEAMAALDVWRERHPAVARQLEPADVLLDGMRGPSSIWYRVRVNLQHVPEAERPPQEALLADYNPWEHYRGAQWKH; translated from the coding sequence ATGGCCGGTGCAGAGTCGCTGGAGATCGACGGCCTCGAGGTGACCGTCAGCAACCCCGACAAGGTGGTTTTTCCTGACGCGCGGGTCACCAAGCTGGACCTGATCAACTACTACCGATCAGTGGCCGACGGTGCTCTGCGTGGGGTTTACGACCGTCCGATGATCCTCAAACGGTTCGTCAAAGGCATCGGCACCGAGGCCATCTTCCAGAAGCGGGCACCGGAGAAGCGGCCCGATTATGTCGAGGTCGCCGAGCTCAAGTACCGGTCAGGCACGTCGGCCAAGGAAGCGGTGCTGCGCAACACCGCGGGACTGGCGTGGGCGGTGAATCTCGGATGCGTCGACTTCAACCCGCACCCGGTGCGCTCGGGAGATCTGGACCATCCCGACGAACTTCGCGTCGACCTCGACCCGATGCCCGGGGTCGGCTGGTCGCAGATCGTGGAAGTCGCGCAGGTGGCCCGCGAGGTGTTGGAAGAGCATGGCCTGACCGCGTGGCCGAAGACGTCTGGCTCGCGCGGCTTTCACATCTATGCGCGCATCCAGCCGCAATGGCCGTTCGCCAAGGTGCGGCTGGCTGCCGAGACCGTGGCGCGGGCGGTGGAGCTCAGGGTGCCGGACATTGCGACGGCGCGCTGGTGGAAGGAGGAACGCGGGGAGCGGGTGTTCGTCGACTTCAACCAGAACGCCAAAGACCGCACGGTGGCCTCGGCGTACTCGGTGCGGGCCACCCCTGATGCCCGGGTATCCACCCCGCTGCGCTGGGACGAGGTCGACGGTTGCCGACCGGAAGCTTTCACGATCGCCACCGTGCCCGACCGGTTCGCCGAGATCGGCGACCCCTGGGAGGGCATGGACACCACGGTCGGTGAACTGGACGCGTTGCTCGCCCTCGCCAAGGAACTCGGGCCGGCGGAGAAGGCACCCAAGGGTGCTTCCCACGACGGGCGACGACAGTCTTCGATGCCGCTGATCGAGATCGCCAAGACCAAGACCAAGGACGAGGCGATGGCAGCGCTGGACGTGTGGCGCGAGCGCCATCCCGCGGTGGCCCGTCAATTGGAGCCCGCCGATGTGCTGCTCGACGGGATGCGCGGCCCGAGTTCGATCTGGTATCGGGTGCGGGTCAATCTGCAGCACGTACCCGAGGCCGAACGCCCACCACAGGAAGCGTTACTCGCCGACTACAACCCGTGGGAGCACTACCGCGGTGCCCAGTGGAAGCACTGA